One window of Phoenix dactylifera cultivar Barhee BC4 chromosome 5, palm_55x_up_171113_PBpolish2nd_filt_p, whole genome shotgun sequence genomic DNA carries:
- the LOC103713081 gene encoding protein NRT1/ PTR FAMILY 8.3-like: MEDENLSDGGREVTAPLVYQEALNRQFNDDITFEGRGRSISCCKSFDWRAPGIILGFQCLESLGFYGITTNLTTYLSSVLRESNALIATRITTWSGTSYFTPFLGALIADSYWGRRRMIVSSSLIYLCGMVVITLSASLRPLKPPPCEGNSCPSATLVQKIAFYSGLYLIAFGSGGVKSSLLPLGADQFDDENPAERMKQGSFFNWFYFCINVGALTSSTLIVWIQENVGWAVGYGIASLCMASATVCFLLAVPIFRVREPQASPLKRVFQVLVACLHKANLRSPADSSCLYEVVQDNDFNIQRTRKLAHTKQFRFLDKAATMSDLDCKEGSVYSPWRLCTVTQVEELKIFLRLFPIWVASIVYSIAYAQMYTTFVEQGRAMNTKIGCFSIPPASLFACEVLSVMLWVLIYDMLIAKIARSYLGGGHGLTQLQRMGIGYFLIILAMAAAALVEMKRLKGTQDPKPISILWQLPQYAIVGGSEVFCYIGQLELFYDQSPDTMSTAVSLLSISLGNYLSSVVVAFVAAVTTAGGRPGWIPDDSDEGHLDYFLWLMAGLSVFNFIAYLACARRFTLKRTVL; encoded by the exons atggaggatgagaATTTATCAGATGGAGGAAGAGAAGTCACAGCGCCATTGGTATATCAG GAAGCTTTGAACAGACAATTCAATGATGATATAACATTCGAAGGTCGAGGAAGATCCATTTCATGCTGCAAAAGCTTTGATTGGCGAGCACCTGGAATTATATTAG GCTTCCAGTGCCTAGAAAGCCTTGGTTTCTATGGCATCACAACCAATTTGACAACATATCTTAGCAGCGTCCTTCGTGAAAGCAATGCCTTGATTGCGACTAGAATCACTACTTGGTCTGGAACTAGCTACTTTACCCCGTTCCTGGGAGCACTTATAGCTGATTCATACTGGGGACGTCGCAGGATGATCGTCTCCTCCTCTTTAATATATCTTTGT GGAATGGTAGTTATCACACTTTCAGCCTCCCTTCGACCATTGAAGCCTCCTCCATGCGAGGGAAATTCATGTCCCTCAGCTACCCTAGTGCAAAAGATTGCCTTCTACTCTGGCTTATATCTCATAGCCTTTGGCAGTGGTGGAGTTAAGTCATCCCTGCTTCCCCTGGGTGCAGATCAGTTTGATGATGAGAACCCAGCGGAGAGAATGAAGCAAGGTTCTTTCTTCAATTGGTTCTACTTCTGCATAAATGTCGGTGCCCTTACTTCTAGCACACTGATAGTATGGATACAAGAGAACGTGGGATGGGCTGTTGGATATGGCATTGCTTCTCTTTGCATGGCTTCAGCCACAGTATGCTTTCTGCTTGCAGTGCCTATTTTCAGGGTGAGGGAACCCCAAGCCAGCCCATTAAAGAGAGTTTTTCAGGTGCTTGTTGCTTGCTTGCACAAGGCCAACCTCAGATCCCCTGCAGACAGCAGTTGCTTGTATGAGGTGGTGCAAGACAACGACTTCAACATCCAAAGGACAAGGAAATTAGCACATACTAAGCAGTTCAG ATTCTTGGACAAAGCTGCAACCATGTCGGATTTAGATTGCAAGGAAGGCAGTGTTTACAGTCCTTGGAGATTATGTACCGTCACCCAAGTGGAGGAGTTGAAGATATTTCTAAGGTTATTTCCAATATGGGTGGCTAGCATTGTGTATTCGATCGCATATGCCCAAATGTACACCACATTTGTCGAACAAGGGAGGGCAATGAATACTAAGATTGGATGCTTCTCCATCCCTCCTGCTTCTCTCTTTGCCTGTGAAGTACTAAGCGTCATGCTATGGGTATTAATCTACGACATGCTGATTGCTAAGATAGCAAGAAGTTATTTAGGTGGGGGGCATGGACTCACTCAGCTGCAGAGAATGGGAATTGGCTACTTCCTGATAATCCTAGCCATGGCAGCTGCTGCACTTGTGGAGATGAAGAGATTGAAGGGCACACAAGACCCAAAGCCCATTAGCATATTGTGGCAGCTTCCTCAGTATGCCATTGTGGGTGGCTCTGAGGTGTTCTGTTACATTGGACAGCTCGAATTATTCTATGATCAGAGTCCTGACACCATGTCTACTGCTGTTTCATTGCTCTCAATCTCATTAGGCAATTACTTGAGTTCGGTCGTCGTCGCATTCGTCGCGGCAGTGACAACCGCCGGAGGTAGGCCGGGGTGGATACCGGATGATTCGGACGAGGGCCATCTTGATTATTTCCTCTGGTTGATGGCAGGACTCtctgtatttaattttattgcGTATCTTGCTTGTGCAAGGAGATTTACACTAAAGAGAACAGTCTTGTGA
- the LOC120110782 gene encoding uncharacterized protein LOC120110782: MILAVLFANTDGNILIERFHGVPAEERLHWRSFLVKLGADNLKGATNEELFVASHNGRSAFVITSTVKDVCGKLPTERLFLDKYGKICLCLDEIVWTGMLENTDKDRIRKVMRLRPPTEA, translated from the exons ATGATACTGGCCGTGCTCTTCGCCAACACCGACGGCAACATCCTGATCGAGCG TTTTCATGGAGTGCCTGCGGAGGAGCGACTGCATTGGCGGTCTTTCCTAGTGAAATTAGGAGCTGATAATCTTAAAGGAGCTACAAATGAGGAGCTTTTTGTTGCTTCACACAA TGGCAGAAGTGCCTTTGTAATCACATCAACGGTGAAGGATGTTTGCGGAAAACTTCCAACTGAGCGCCTGTTCCTCGACAAATATGGAAAGATATGCCTGTGTCTCGATGAAATTGTTTGGACA GGGATGCTGGAGAACACAGACAAGGACAGGATCCGAAAGGTGATGAGGCTAAGACCTCCTACTGAGGCATGA